The Halichondria panicea chromosome 10, odHalPani1.1, whole genome shotgun sequence region TGTTCAAGAGAAGCTCAATGGACTGAAAGAAGCAGTGGAGGCTCTGTGTGAAGGCACCAGTGTGTCCATCCCTACTGTCCAAAACACTTGGACCTCTGTGCCCATCACTAGCATCGCCTACGACACCCTAATACTTTATCTTTCGTCATCCCAAGTGTCATCCCATCAACTGCAAAGAATGTACTCATCTATACTTCAATGCATTGCGGAACTGCTCACGGTTTCATCACCCTCCACCTCAAAGTATTTACTCAGGAAGGGAGTAACAAGCGTTTCGAAAAGTACCTCTACATGTTAACCTTTCATCAACTTGCTTATAACACCAACTCTGACAACATGTGGTTCCCCATGCCCTCCAATCGCAGGATCTACATGACAGTGAACAAGGACGTTGGAGCCAATTGTGGAGCTCAGCTCTATGCAATAGGATATAACTAATCAGGAAATGAACTGTATGGTGACTGTATTAAGTTCTTGCGATTATAAATTAATACAAATAATGTTTCAATAATCAGTCAGTCATGCCAATGTGAACATAGTAATCGGTTTTGGTGCATGTTTCCAACTAGTATACTGTCTACATTATTTTACATGACCATGTAAATACACGCAAGTATATTCactgaacatgtacatgtcgtTGTAGTACAACACAAATTACAAGACCTATACCACAGCATCTGTTTGTTACCACGGCTAAACAGCCATAGCGTAATCAACCTGTCTCTTCAGTATAATGGGATACGAATATACAACTTTCATCTCTTTAGGAACATCCGGTCAACATAGTATATAAAGTCCACAACATATATCCTAGCTGCTTGTACATCAACTTTATATTGATTGTCTGATCAATTGAAGAGTATAAGGTTGAGTGTTCAAAATGAGCAAGGCAGTTGTTATCTCTCTGCTATTATTTGCCTGTGTGCGTTTCTTGACAGCTAACGAAGGTACTTATCATGACTGTTGCATGTGATCACCTAAATAACATTGTGCGACTTAATTGTTTGCAGCTACTTGCAAGGTTATCCAGGGAAAGCTGCAGGAGCTCAAGTCGTCAGTTGATTCTCTTTGTGGAGAGGTGAATGCATCCTTGCCCCCCACCCCAATTAATTCGAAACACCTGGACCTCTGTTCCTAAAACCAATGTTGCATATAACAATCTTAATCAAGCAGCAACCTTCTCTTATATTATTCCAAGTGTCATACCATCAGATGCGAAAAATATTCTTATTTTAGCATTTTCTGGACTTGGCCCACCAAAAATGGACTACATGGCGTTGGAGGAGATGTTATAATTTTCACCCAAGATGGAAGCAATCAACACTATGAGCAGTATATGCATTTGATAGCATGGAAAGGTACTTGGAGGTCACAGACTGACAACATGTGGTTCCCCATGCCAGCTAACCGCAGGATCTACATAACCCTGCCAGTGAGTATGGCAAATGATGGTGGATTCTATCTTTATGCAATAGGCTATAActgaaggtatatatactcATCTTGTAAATCAGTAAACATTTACAATTTACATGGATTTAGATAGAGCCATGCATGTTATGAacaatatagctatagtatatacTTCTACTGCTTATAATTCTGGAAAACACTTAAGAGAACTGTGGATGTTAATTGTCTCTTACGTGACCATGTAGTGACTTGGAAGTGTTCACTGAACATGTACAGGTCGTTGTAGTAAACACAAGAGTACAAGACTTCCAACAGCATCTACTTGCTAATATTACCACAGCCAAACTATAGCGTAATCAACCTGTCTCTGTTCAGTGTAGTGGTGTATGGGTGTAACTTTCACTTCGTTCGGGAACATCCGGTcaatacttataattatactcaaaaGCAAAGCATGATTGCCTATAAAAAGGGAATGAAGTGGAGTACACACATAACACAGTTGCTGATAAATGATTCGCTTGTCAGACATGAGTTACCAGACTGCCACTTCTCTCCTCCTGGTCACAGCTTTGTACCTGACCCTCTCCTCTGCAACTAATGAAAGTGAGCCAATCAATTgcagcacaataattaatgtCACTAACACACATGTGTCTAATATTAGGTTCATGCAGCAATGTTCAAGAGAAGCTCAATGGACTGAAAGAAGCAGTGGAGGCTCTGTGTGAAGGCACCAGTGTGGCCATCCCTACTGTCCGAAACACCTGGACCTCTGTGCCCATCACTAGCATCGGAAGTACAAACCTACGACACCCTAATACTTTCTCTTTCGTTATCCCTAGTGTCATCCCATCAGCTGCAAAGAATGTACTCATCTATGCTTTAATGCATTGCGGAACTGCTCACGGTAGCATCACCCTCCACCTCAAAGTATTTACTCAGGATGGGAGTAACAAGCGTTTCGAAAAGTACCTCTACATGTTAACTTATAAGCAACCTGCTTTCAACACCAACTCTGACAACATGTGGTTCCCCATGCCTATCAATCGCAGGATCTACATGACAGTGGACAGGGACGTTGGAGCCAATTGTGGAGCTCAGCTCTATGCAATAGGATATAACTAATCAGGAAATGAACTGGTGACTGTATTAAGTTCTTGCGATTATAAATTGATACAAATAATGTTTCAATAATCAGTCAGTCATGCCAATGTGAACAAAGTAATCGGTTTTGGTGCATGTTTCCAACTAGTATACTGTCTACAATATTTTACATGACCATGTAAATACACGCAAGTATATTCactgaacatgtacatgtcgtTGTAGTACAACACAAACAACAAGACTTCCCATAGCACCTGTTTGTTGCCACAGCTAAACAGCCATAGCGTAATCAACCTGTCTCTTCAGTATAATGGTATACGAATATACAACTTTCATCTCTTCAGGAACATCCGGTCAACATAGTATATAAAGTCCACAACATATACCCTAGCTGCATGCACATCAACTTTATATTGATTGTCTGATCAATTGAAGAGTATAAGATTGAGTGTTCAAAATGAGCAAGGCAGTTGTTATCTCTCTGCTATTGCTTGCCTGTGTGCGTTTCTTGACAGCTAACGAAGGTACTTATCATGACTGTTGCATGTGATCACCTAAATAATATTGTACGACTTGTTTACAGCTACTTGCAATGCTAGGTTATCCAGGGAAAGCTGCAGGAGCTCAAGTCGTCAGTCGATTCTCTTTGTGGAGACGTGATTGCCACCTTGCCCCCCCACCCCAATTCGAAACACCTGGACTTCTGTTCCTAAAACCAATGTTGCATTTAACAATCTTCATCAAGCAGCAACCTTCTCTTACATTATTCCAAGTGTTATACCATCAGAAGCGAAAAATATTCTGATTTTTGCACATGCTTCACTCGGGCCACCAAAAAATGGACTACATGGCATTGGAGGAGATGTTATAATTTTCACCCAAGATGGAAGCAATGAACACTATGAGCAGTATATGCGTTTGACGGCATGGAAAGGTCTTTGGAGGGCACAGACTGAAAACATGTGGTTCCCCATGCCAGCTAATCGCAGGATCTATATAACCCTGCCAGTGAGTATGGCAAATGAAGGTGGATTCTATCTTTATGCAATAGGCTATAACTGAAGGTATATACTCATCTTGTAAATCAGTAAACATTTACAATTTACATGGATTTAGATAGAGCCATGCATGTTATGAACAATATAGTTATAGTATATACTTCTACTGCTTATAATTCTGGAAAACACTTAAGAGAACTGTGGATGTTAATTGTCTCTTACGTGACCATGTAGTGACATGGAAGTGTTCactgaacatgtacatgtcgtTGTAGTAAACACAAAGTACAAGACTTCCCACAGCATCTACTTGCTAATATTACCACAGCCAAACTATAGCGTAATCAACCTGTCTCTGTTCAGTGTAATGGTGCATGGGTGCAACTTTTACTTCGTTCAGGAACATCCGGTcaatacttataattatactcaaaaGCAAAGCATGATTGCCTATAAAAAGGGAATGAAGTGGAGTACACACATAACACAGTTGCTGATAAATGATTCGCTTGTCAGACATGAGTTACCAGACTGCCACTTCTCTCCTCCTGGTCACAGCTTTGTACCTGACCCTCTCCTCTGCAACTAATGAAAGTGAGCCAATCAATTGCAGCACAATATAATTACTGTCACTAACACACATGTATCTAATATTAGGTTCATGCAGCAATGTTCAAGAGAAGCTCAATGGACTGAAAGAAGCAGTGGAGGCTCTGTGTGAAGGCACCAGTGTGGCCATCCCTACTGTCCGAAACACCTGGACCTCTGTGCCCATCACTAGCATCGGAGGTACTGACCTACGACACCCTAATACTTTCTCTTTCGTTATCCCAAGTGTCATCCCATCAACTGCAAAGAATGTGCTCATTTATGCTGTAATGCATTGCGGACATGCTAACGTTTACATCGCCCTCCACCTCAAAATATTTACTCAGGACGGGAGTAACAAGCGTTTTGAAAAATACCTCTACATGTTAACTTATAATCAGGTTGCCTTCAACACCAACTCTGACAACATGTGGTTCCCCATGCCCTCCAATCGTAGGATCTACATGACAGTGGACAGGGACCTTGGTACCAATTGCAAAGCTCAGCTCTATGCAATTGGATACAATTAATCAGGAAAATAATGTGAAGAAACCTTGAactgctgtataattatagaactaTAGTACACTATGTTCTTGCCATTTTGCTATAATTAGACATAATAATTAGACAACTCAGTGATCAGTCagtcagtgcacatgcataaTACACACAGTGAATTAACAACCAAAATTACATTTGCATGACCATCATGTCAATAAACGAGTACATACACGCAAGTATTCactgaacatgtacatgttgttgTAGTACAATACAAACTACAAGACCTATACCACAACATCTACTCTTACTAAACAGCCATAGCGTTCACCTGTCTCTGTTCAGTGTAATGGTGTATGGGTACAACTTTCACTTCTTCGGGAACATCCGGTCAATATAATCAAAAGCAAAACACGCCTATAAAAAGGGAATGAAGTGGAGTACACACATAACACAGTTGCTGATAAATGACTCGCTTGTCAGACATGAGTTACCAGACTGCCACTTCTCTCCTCCTGGTCACAGCTTTGTACCTGACCCTCTCCTCTGCAACTAATGAAAGTGAGCCAATCAATTgcagcacaataattaatgtCACTAACACACATGTGTCTAATATTAGGTTCAGGCAGTAATGTTCAAGAGAAGCTCAATGGACTGAAAGAAGCAGTGGAGGCTCTGTGTGAAGGCACCAGTGTGTCCATCCCTACTGTCCGAAACACCTGGACCTCTGTGCCCATCACTAGCATCGGAAGTACTAACCTACGACACACTAATACTTTCTCTTTCGTTATCCCAAGTGTCATCCCATCAGCTGCAAAGAATGTGCTCATCTATGCTTTAATGCATTGCAGAACTGCTAATCGTGGCACCGAGCTCCACCTCAAGGTATTTACTCAGGACGGGAGTAACAAGCGTTTCGAAAAGTACCTCTACATGTTCAGTTGGAATCAGAATGCCATCAACACCAACTCTGACAACATGTGGTTCCCCATGCCTATCAATCGTAGGATCTACATAACAGTGGACAGAGACGTTGGTACCAATTGTAGAGCTGATCTCTTTGCAATTGGATATAACTAATCAGGAAATGAAGAAACTGGTGACTGTattaagagtataattattatctataattattacactgtaaaaaaaaaagtgcagtgagcacactaaaaccgtcgcatatagcacactttttcaaatatgcgacggttttagtgtgtccaccgcactttttttcaatcattttttacagtgtaccaCAAAATATTAATCGTTCAGTCCATGATCAGTCAGTCAGTTAGTCAGTGCAGTACTCATTTAATTACATTGCATTGAAAAACTTTGCTGCATGTTTCCAAAGCCGGGAAAATTAATTTGCATGACCATGTAATAACATGTAAATACATGCAAATATTCactgaacatgtacatgttgtataGTGCACACCAAGTACAAGACTTCCCGCAGCATCtacttgctaataattattaccacagCCAAACAACTATAGCGTATTATCAACCTGTCTCTGTTAAAATGGTATGGGTACAACTTTCACCTTTTTTGAACATCCGGTCAACAGCAAATCTTCCCTCCTCAAAAGCAGGATTGGGCTATAAAAAGAAGAGAATGAAGTGGAGCACGTAACACATTTGCTGATAATGACTCACTTGTCAGACATGAGTTACCAGACTGCCACTTCTCTCCTCCTGGTCACAGCTTTGTACCTGACCCTCTCCTCGCAACTGATGAAAGTGAGCCAATCAATTGCAGCACAATAATTACTGTCACTAACACACATGTATCTAATATTAGGTTCATGCAGCAATGTTCAAGAGAAGCTCAATGGACTGAAAGAAGCAGTGGAGGCTCTGTGTGAAGGTACCAGTGTGTCCATCCCTACTGTCCGAAACACCTGGACCTCTGTACCCATCACTAGCATCGGAGGTACTAACCTACGACACCCTAATACTTTCTCGTTCGTTATCCCAAGTGTCATCCCATCAACTGCAAAGAATGTGCTCATTTATGCCTTCGTAGGCTGCGGACAAGCTAACGTTGGCACCACCCTCCACCTCAAAGTATTTACTCAGGACGGGAGTAACAAGCGTTTTACCTCTACATGTTAACTTGGAATCAAAATGCCATCAACACCAACTCTGACAACATGTGGTTCCCCATGCCTATCAATCGGAGGATCTACATTACAGTGGACAGGGACCTTGGTACCAATTGTCATTCCGCACTCTTTGCAATTGGATACAACTAGTCATGAAATGAACTGTATATGGTGACTGCATTAGAATAAAGCGCTTGCGATTATTATTATCAATAGTCAGTCAGTCAATGCCAGTGTGAACAAAATAATCGGCTTGGTGCATGTTTCCGAACTGTCTACATTATTTTACATGACGATGTAGTGACATGGAAGTGTTcattaacatgtacatgtcgtTGTAGTAAACACAAGAGTACAAGACTTCCCAATAGCATCTAtacttgctaataattattaccacagCTAAACAGCTATAGCGTAATCAACCTGTCTCTGTTCAGTGTAATGGTGTATGGGTACAACTTCACTTCTTCAGGAACATCCGGTCATGCAATAGAAAACCTTTCCTTATACTCATAAGCAAAACATGATTGCCTATAAAAGGGAATGAAGtggaacacacacaaaacacattcGCTGATCAATGACTCGCTTGTCAGACATGAGTTACCAGACTGCCACTTCTCTCCTCCTGGTCACAGCTTTGTACCTGACCCTCTCCTCTGCAACTAATGAAAGTGAGCCAATCAATTGCAGCAAAATTTTTAATGTCACTAACACACATGTGTCTAATATTAGGTTCATGCAGCAATGTTCAAGAGAAGCTCAATGGACTGAAAGAAGCAGTGGAGGCTCTGTGTGAAGGCACCAGTGTGGCCATCCCTACTGTCCGAAACACCTGGACCTCTGTACCCATCACTAGCATCGGAAGTACTAACCTACGACACCCTAATACTTTCTCTTTCGTCATCCCAAGTGTCATCCCATCAGCTGCAAAGAATGTGCTCATCTATGCCATCCTAAGTAGTGGAGGTGCTAATATTGGCATCACCCTCCACCTCAAAGTATTTACTCAGGACGGGAGTAATAAACGTTTT contains the following coding sequences:
- the LOC135342785 gene encoding uncharacterized protein LOC135342785 isoform X2, translated to MIRLSDMSYQTATSLLLVTALYLTLSSASSCSNVQEKLNGLKEAVEALCEGTSVAIPTVRNTWTSVPITSIGSTNLRHPNTFSFVIPSVIPSAAKNVLIYALMHCGTAHGSITLHLKVFTQDGSNKRFEKYLYMLTYKQPAFNTNSDNMWFPMPINRRIYMTVDRDVGANCGAQLYAIGYN
- the LOC135342785 gene encoding uncharacterized protein LOC135342785 isoform X1, with the translated sequence MIRLSDMSYQTATSLLLVTALYLTLSSATNESSCSNVQEKLNGLKEAVEALCEGTSVAIPTVRNTWTSVPITSIGSTNLRHPNTFSFVIPSVIPSAAKNVLIYALMHCGTAHGSITLHLKVFTQDGSNKRFEKYLYMLTYKQPAFNTNSDNMWFPMPINRRIYMTVDRDVGANCGAQLYAIGYN
- the LOC135342784 gene encoding uncharacterized protein LOC135342784, yielding MIRLSDMSYQTATSLLLVTALYLTLSSATNESSCSNVQEKLNGLKEAVEALCEGTSVAIPTVRNTWTSVPITSIGGTDLRHPNTFSFVIPSVIPSTAKNVLIYAVMHCGHANVYIALHLKIFTQDGSNKRFEKYLYMLTYNQVAFNTNSDNMWFPMPSNRRIYMTVDRDLGTNCKAQLYAIGYN